From the Ictalurus furcatus strain D&B chromosome 19, Billie_1.0, whole genome shotgun sequence genome, one window contains:
- the igf1 gene encoding insulin-like growth factor I isoform X1: MLEEGSCLILRPKKTARYLALDPVDARASIFKWTMRCVSRGRALARLLLLLCALALTPVAARAGPETLCGAELVDTLQFVCGDRGFYFSKPTGYGPNSRRLHNRGIVDECCFQSCELKRLEMYCAPVKSGKAPRSVREQRHTDTPKTPKKPISGHSHTSCKEVHQKNSSRGNTGGRNYRM; this comes from the exons ATGTTGGAAGAAGGGTCATGTTTAATACTCCGACCTAAAAAGACTGCGCGTTATTTGGCACTGGACCCGGTGGATGCACGTGCCAGCATCTTCAAG TGGACCATGCGCTGTGTGTCTCGCGGCCGCGCGCTCGCccggctgctgctgctgctgtgcgCGCTCGCGCTGACGCCGGTGGCGGCGAGGGCGGGGCCTGAGACTCTGTGCGGGGCGGAGCTTGTGGACACGCTGCAGTTTGTGTGCGGGGACCGGGGCTTTTATTTCA GCAAGCCGACAGGCTACGGCCCCAACTCGCGGCGCTTGCACAACCGTGGCATCGTAGACGAATGCTGCTTCCAGAGCTGTGAGCTGAAACGACTCGAGATGTACTGCGCGCCAGTCAAATCTGGTAAAGCGCCACGATCGGTACGAGAGCAACGGCACACAGACACGCCCAAAACACCAAAG AAACCTATATCTGGTCACAGCCATACATCCTGTAAG GAGGTTCATCAGAAGAACTCGAGCCGAGGGAACACCGGGGGGAGGAACTATCGAATGTAG
- the pmch gene encoding pro-MCH — protein sequence MTNRFSLISLRPIKDGGVASTGLCGLEQIWCGSCEENQKPPVIMLNSSSLVFALVLLLNSFVHSATLASPASRIKDDTASQDSFRSTMDEDALNLAGPEDFSSRRFPLIEGRLADEDGTKRIFILSDLGSKGASRSDASSGFGRAFPVLSPWRIDWALAATQKDEWHNADDLIPMAKRNTDNKMLRCMIGRVYRPCWQA from the exons ATGACGAACAGGTTCTCTCTTATCAGTCTGAGGCCTATAAAAGACGGCGGGGTCGCTAGCACAGGTTTGTGTGGGTTAGAGCAAATCTGGTGTGGTTCCTGTGAGGAAAATCAAAAACCTCCCGTCATCATGCTCAACTCGTCCTCGCTCGTTTTTGCACTTGTGCTGTTGCTCAACTCGTTTGTTCACTCGGCAACCTTAGCTTCACCTGCAAGTAGAATTAAAGACGATACAGCAAGCCAAGACAGCTTTAGATCGACGATGGACGAAGATGCCTTGAATTTAGCAGGACCTGAAGATTTCTCCTCCAGAAGATTCCCTCTCATAGAGGGAAGGCTGGCTGATGAAGATGGGACGAAGAGGATCTTTATCCTTTCG GATTTAGGATCAAAAGGGGCTTCTAGGAGTGACGCAAGCTCTGGTTTTGGCCGAGCCTTCCCCGTGCTATCACCATGGAGAATTGACTGGGCTCTTGCTGCAACTCAGAAGGATGAGTGGCACAATGCAGATGATCTCATCCCCATGGCCAAGAGAAACACGGACAATAAGA TGCTTCGGTGCATGATCGGGAGGGTGTACCGACCCTGCTGGCAGGCTTGA
- the igf1 gene encoding insulin-like growth factor I isoform X2, whose amino-acid sequence MSRGHLGDVLKWTMRCVSRGRALARLLLLLCALALTPVAARAGPETLCGAELVDTLQFVCGDRGFYFSKPTGYGPNSRRLHNRGIVDECCFQSCELKRLEMYCAPVKSGKAPRSVREQRHTDTPKTPKKPISGHSHTSCKEVHQKNSSRGNTGGRNYRM is encoded by the exons ATGTCTAGGGGACATTTGGGTGATGTCCTGAAG TGGACCATGCGCTGTGTGTCTCGCGGCCGCGCGCTCGCccggctgctgctgctgctgtgcgCGCTCGCGCTGACGCCGGTGGCGGCGAGGGCGGGGCCTGAGACTCTGTGCGGGGCGGAGCTTGTGGACACGCTGCAGTTTGTGTGCGGGGACCGGGGCTTTTATTTCA GCAAGCCGACAGGCTACGGCCCCAACTCGCGGCGCTTGCACAACCGTGGCATCGTAGACGAATGCTGCTTCCAGAGCTGTGAGCTGAAACGACTCGAGATGTACTGCGCGCCAGTCAAATCTGGTAAAGCGCCACGATCGGTACGAGAGCAACGGCACACAGACACGCCCAAAACACCAAAG AAACCTATATCTGGTCACAGCCATACATCCTGTAAG GAGGTTCATCAGAAGAACTCGAGCCGAGGGAACACCGGGGGGAGGAACTATCGAATGTAG